A genome region from Colwellia sp. Arc7-D includes the following:
- the lpxL gene encoding LpxL/LpxP family Kdo(2)-lipid IV(A) lauroyl/palmitoleoyl acyltransferase yields MSKNKVLQPNFKISFLLPKYWLTWIAVLVLYSISWLPYRFQLFLGKMIGRLLYKIGSSRKKVALRNLELCFPDKTDAERQIMLKRNFENTGIALLETGMGWWWPNWRVKNKINIIGLEHIEEAQKQGKGVLLLAMHYLSVEINCRGIGSGHPMVVFYRPHNNQLMEYFQFRGRGRSNKYMLGKRDVKGLLRALKDGEACIYLPDQDYGRSRSIFVPFFAVPEAASTTGTLIFARQKNTQTHMIIPTRNDDGSGYTLEIKPMLENFPTGDDTADVLRVNQELEKAILVKPEQYMWLHRRFKTRPNEDDPSLYN; encoded by the coding sequence GTGAGTAAAAACAAAGTTTTACAACCAAATTTTAAAATATCATTCCTATTACCTAAGTATTGGCTAACGTGGATTGCGGTATTAGTGCTGTACTCAATATCTTGGTTACCTTACCGATTCCAATTATTTCTTGGAAAAATGATAGGACGTTTACTTTACAAAATAGGCTCTAGCCGAAAAAAAGTTGCCTTACGGAATTTAGAACTTTGCTTTCCGGATAAGACAGATGCCGAACGCCAAATAATGCTCAAACGAAATTTTGAAAATACCGGGATTGCCTTATTAGAAACAGGTATGGGTTGGTGGTGGCCAAATTGGCGAGTAAAAAACAAAATAAACATCATTGGTCTAGAGCATATTGAAGAAGCACAAAAGCAAGGTAAAGGTGTTTTATTACTTGCCATGCATTACTTAAGTGTTGAAATAAACTGTCGTGGCATTGGCTCAGGTCATCCTATGGTGGTATTTTACCGACCGCACAATAATCAGCTAATGGAATATTTTCAATTTCGTGGTCGTGGCCGATCTAACAAATACATGTTAGGTAAGCGTGATGTTAAAGGCTTACTTAGAGCATTGAAAGATGGTGAAGCTTGTATTTATTTACCTGATCAAGATTACGGACGCAGTCGCAGTATCTTCGTGCCTTTTTTCGCCGTACCAGAAGCCGCATCAACGACAGGCACATTAATATTTGCTCGACAAAAAAACACGCAAACACATATGATCATTCCTACCAGAAATGACGATGGCAGCGGTTACACTTTAGAAATAAAACCTATGCTCGAAAACTTTCCAACTGGTGATGACACAGCAGACGTATTAAGAGTGAATCAAGAGTTAGAAAAAGCTATTTTAGTTAAGCCTGAACAATATATGTGGTTACACCGTCGCTTTAAAACTCGACCAAACGAAGACGATCCTTCATTGTATAACTAA
- a CDS encoding TcpQ domain-containing protein: protein MKLFINIIIGIILIVLGTALWLNKAYLFSLNQDATELTTETKVDIHHEDKAAPKTESVEEKSSDEPEVAKKNTNAAADGLSRYYANLHGEMDGKGPKIRNNIVYLPDPEGDLAQILEERRLITRPLRRSWTGSTDNHPFRLGETLYQKLSEYTKNNDIELIWWLNRDFLVKGPFRINQNIITTSYQIGKAIEGHFENGLTVYFCYQQRAIVLIENDIPYLAKECLRLPKR, encoded by the coding sequence ATGAAATTATTTATAAATATTATTATAGGTATTATTTTAATTGTTTTAGGCACAGCGCTTTGGTTAAACAAAGCGTACTTATTTTCACTCAACCAAGATGCAACTGAGCTAACAACTGAAACAAAAGTAGATATTCATCACGAAGATAAAGCAGCGCCCAAAACTGAGTCGGTAGAAGAAAAAAGCTCCGACGAACCTGAAGTCGCAAAAAAAAATACGAATGCAGCGGCCGATGGACTTTCCCGTTATTATGCCAACTTGCATGGTGAGATGGATGGAAAAGGTCCAAAAATTCGAAATAATATTGTTTACTTGCCCGATCCTGAAGGTGATTTAGCGCAAATATTAGAAGAAAGGCGTTTAATCACTCGCCCCTTGCGAAGAAGCTGGACGGGTAGCACTGATAACCATCCATTTCGCCTTGGTGAAACCTTATATCAAAAGTTATCTGAATATACTAAAAACAATGATATTGAATTGATTTGGTGGTTAAATCGCGACTTTTTGGTTAAAGGCCCATTTAGAATTAACCAAAACATCATCACTACCTCATATCAAATAGGCAAAGCCATCGAAGGCCATTTTGAAAATGGCCTTACTGTCTATTTTTGTTATCAACAACGCGCCATTGTGCTGATAGAGAACGATATTCCTTACTTAGCTAAAGAGTGTCTTAGATTACCTAAAAGGTAA
- a CDS encoding VOC family protein gives MIEHRLLRSICHASIGTNDLKRAKAFYTPVLATLTIALVSEYEQAVTYGKGYPEFWLQQPYDKLPATPGNGVHFGFVALNKQQVDDFYQCAIALGGRCNGKPGARPEYGTPYYGCFIIDLDGNRIEASYWQVTEK, from the coding sequence ATGATCGAGCATCGATTATTGCGTAGCATCTGCCATGCGTCTATTGGCACTAATGATTTAAAGCGAGCTAAAGCCTTTTATACGCCAGTGCTTGCAACATTGACTATAGCCTTGGTCAGTGAATATGAACAGGCTGTTACGTACGGGAAAGGGTACCCTGAATTTTGGTTGCAACAACCTTATGATAAATTGCCGGCAACACCAGGTAATGGCGTTCATTTTGGCTTTGTCGCATTAAATAAACAACAAGTTGATGACTTTTATCAATGCGCTATCGCTTTGGGTGGACGCTGTAATGGCAAACCCGGCGCAAGGCCAGAATATGGAACACCATATTATGGTTGCTTTATTATCGATTTAGATGGCAATAGAATAGAAGCAAGTTATTGGCAAGTCACTGAAAAATAG
- the parE gene encoding DNA topoisomerase IV subunit B has protein sequence MSEQYNSDSIEVLSGLDPVRHRPGMYTDTTRPNHLGQEVIDNSVDEALAGHAQNITVILDKDQSLEVIDDGRGMPIDIHPEEGVSGVELIFCKLHAGGKFSNKNYQFSGGLHGVGISVVNALSTRVDVSVRRDGKLYEMAFESGYKVEELRETGTVGRRNTGTRVKFWPDASYFDSAKFSARRLVHLLKAKAVLCPGLTIKFHDKNEDAKYQWCYEDGLVDYLKESVKGYESLPEEPFVGSFSSQHEAADWAVTWLPEGGESVGESYVNLIPTVQGGTHVNGLRQGLLESMREFCEFRNLIPRGVKLTPDDIWDKCSYILSVKMEDPQFAGQTKERLSSRQCAAFVTGVVKDSFSLWLNEHTEIAESLAEFCISNAQRRLRASKKIIRKKVTQGPALPGKLTDCGSQDILRTELFLVEGDSAGGSAKQARDREIQAIMPLRGKILNTWEVDSGQILASQEVHDISVALGIDPDTEDLSGLRYGKICILADADSDGLHIATLLCALFTQHFLPLVQAGHVYVAMPPLYRVDVGKEVFYALDEAEKDGILDRIEAEKKRGKVNVQRFKGLGEMNPLQLRETTMDPNTRRLVQLTVDEHAETMELMDMLLSKKRSGDRKIWLQSKGDLVDLD, from the coding sequence ATGAGCGAACAATATAATTCCGACTCCATTGAGGTCTTAAGTGGCCTTGACCCAGTACGCCATCGTCCTGGCATGTATACCGATACCACGCGCCCTAACCATTTAGGTCAAGAGGTAATCGATAACTCGGTTGATGAAGCCTTAGCCGGTCATGCACAAAACATTACCGTAATTCTTGATAAAGATCAGTCATTAGAGGTTATTGATGATGGTCGTGGTATGCCTATTGATATTCACCCTGAAGAAGGCGTGTCAGGCGTAGAACTTATCTTTTGTAAGTTACATGCTGGCGGCAAATTTTCTAACAAAAACTACCAGTTTTCTGGTGGTTTGCATGGTGTTGGTATTTCAGTGGTAAATGCGTTATCAACTCGTGTAGATGTGTCAGTTAGGCGTGATGGTAAACTCTACGAAATGGCTTTCGAAAGTGGCTATAAGGTTGAAGAATTAAGAGAAACAGGCACCGTAGGTAGACGAAACACTGGCACCCGCGTGAAGTTTTGGCCTGATGCCAGCTATTTTGACTCGGCCAAGTTTTCAGCGCGCAGATTAGTACATTTATTAAAAGCTAAAGCTGTTCTATGCCCAGGCTTAACGATAAAGTTTCATGATAAAAACGAAGACGCTAAATATCAATGGTGTTATGAAGATGGTTTAGTCGATTATTTAAAAGAATCAGTTAAAGGTTATGAAAGCTTACCAGAAGAACCGTTTGTAGGTAGCTTCTCCTCACAACATGAAGCCGCTGACTGGGCTGTAACTTGGTTACCAGAAGGTGGTGAGTCAGTTGGTGAAAGTTATGTAAACTTAATTCCAACGGTGCAAGGTGGTACGCATGTTAACGGTCTTCGCCAAGGCTTGTTAGAATCGATGCGTGAGTTTTGTGAGTTTAGAAACTTGATCCCACGTGGTGTTAAATTAACGCCAGACGATATTTGGGATAAGTGTTCTTACATTCTCTCGGTTAAAATGGAAGACCCGCAATTTGCAGGTCAAACAAAAGAACGACTTTCTTCTCGCCAGTGTGCGGCATTTGTTACGGGCGTTGTTAAAGACTCTTTTAGTTTATGGCTAAATGAACATACTGAAATAGCCGAGTCGTTAGCTGAATTTTGTATCTCAAACGCTCAACGTCGTTTACGTGCAAGTAAAAAAATAATTCGTAAAAAAGTGACTCAAGGGCCTGCATTACCGGGCAAGTTAACTGACTGTGGTAGCCAAGATATTTTACGCACCGAATTATTTTTGGTGGAAGGTGACTCAGCGGGAGGTAGTGCAAAACAAGCTAGAGACCGTGAAATTCAAGCCATTATGCCGTTACGCGGTAAAATATTGAATACATGGGAAGTCGATTCAGGACAAATATTAGCATCGCAAGAGGTGCATGATATTTCTGTCGCCTTAGGCATTGACCCTGACACCGAGGACTTATCTGGATTACGTTACGGTAAAATTTGTATTCTTGCCGATGCCGACTCTGATGGACTGCACATTGCAACATTACTTTGTGCGTTATTTACTCAACATTTTCTGCCATTAGTACAAGCCGGACATGTTTATGTAGCTATGCCGCCACTTTATCGTGTTGATGTAGGTAAAGAAGTGTTTTACGCGCTAGACGAAGCAGAAAAAGACGGTATTTTAGATCGTATTGAAGCAGAAAAAAAACGCGGTAAAGTAAACGTTCAGAGATTCAAAGGGCTAGGTGAAATGAATCCTCTTCAATTGCGTGAAACAACGATGGATCCCAATACCCGTCGTTTAGTGCAATTAACGGTTGATGAACACGCAGAAACGATGGAACTGATGGATATGTTACTTTCGAAAAAGCGTAGTGGTGATCGTAAAATTTGGCTCCAATCTAAAGGTGATTTAGTTGATCTAGACTAA
- a CDS encoding DUF1249 domain-containing protein: MSVVEKKYRPHLPTLMTLCEVNYMLLLRILADKEQVGEQRCFFISDFLSYRVKVNEVTKYTTLMTINQEANIHGYNLTELFRPKMVVRLYHDARMAEVISNQDVQQIKPRYDYPNEKMHLPNEKQQVNYFLKEWLQLCLKLGQVHLDISRNS, encoded by the coding sequence ATGTCTGTTGTAGAAAAAAAATACCGTCCCCATTTACCTACGTTAATGACCTTGTGTGAGGTGAATTATATGCTGTTGCTTCGTATACTTGCTGATAAAGAGCAGGTAGGAGAGCAGCGTTGCTTTTTTATCTCAGACTTTTTAAGTTATCGCGTTAAGGTCAATGAAGTAACAAAATACACGACACTAATGACGATTAACCAAGAAGCGAATATTCATGGCTATAACTTAACCGAGCTTTTTCGACCCAAAATGGTGGTACGCTTGTATCATGATGCTCGAATGGCCGAAGTTATTAGTAATCAAGATGTGCAACAAATTAAACCACGTTACGATTACCCTAACGAAAAAATGCACTTACCCAATGAAAAGCAACAAGTGAATTATTTTTTAAAAGAATGGTTACAACTTTGCTTAAAGTTGGGTCAGGTTCACTTAGATATTTCTAGAAATTCATAA
- a CDS encoding NUDIX domain-containing protein — protein MSITEEPLLRFGLADVEVRSRVRKYQGFFALDEYQFRHKLYAGGYSKVLTREVFERGNAVGLLPYDPKNDTVVLIEQFRAGALQSKTGPWQLELIAGMFSENEVPQDVAIREAKEEANIDLAPENVIKVMDYLSSSGGMTECIHLYCACVDSDNISGIFGLASEDEDILVHVISRKNAEKLLAEGKILNAATIITLQWLALNIDKFKSNWK, from the coding sequence ATGAGTATCACCGAAGAACCACTCTTACGCTTTGGTTTAGCTGACGTAGAAGTGCGAAGTCGAGTAAGGAAATACCAAGGTTTTTTCGCACTTGATGAGTACCAGTTTCGCCATAAACTCTATGCTGGTGGTTACAGTAAAGTGTTAACAAGAGAAGTTTTTGAGCGCGGTAATGCTGTAGGGTTACTTCCATATGATCCAAAAAATGACACGGTCGTATTGATTGAACAATTTCGTGCCGGCGCTCTACAAAGTAAAACTGGGCCTTGGCAATTAGAATTAATCGCTGGTATGTTTTCAGAAAATGAAGTGCCACAAGATGTCGCTATTCGTGAAGCAAAAGAAGAAGCCAATATAGATTTAGCGCCAGAAAATGTGATTAAAGTCATGGATTACCTTTCAAGTTCTGGCGGGATGACTGAATGCATTCATCTTTATTGTGCTTGTGTTGATAGTGATAATATTTCTGGCATTTTTGGTTTAGCGTCAGAAGATGAAGATATTTTAGTACATGTTATTTCAAGAAAAAATGCTGAGAAGTTGCTTGCAGAGGGAAAGATACTTAATGCGGCCACTATTATTACGCTACAATGGCTAGCCCTAAATATTGATAAATTTAAGTCAAACTGGAAATAA
- the tolC gene encoding outer membrane channel protein TolC: MKKTITALFIGLAFTASSSLANAEDLLSVYQQAQANDPVVLRAQAQFFAAEEGIEQARSVLLPQIYGSASYTESKSEFIPTSDTGQSSGQILTNKSDTTSYGINLDMELYNHSTWLKLDNAKKLAHQSDVSYQLAKQDLIVRVTQAYFQVLSAKDDLEFAKAEKAAIERQLEQTKQRFSVGLTAVTDVHEAQAQFDNAVTSEIISENQVFNAEEALRVITNVYPRDLYILNTERFSTSRPAPDSANEWQQTAEAKNLELIAERISIDIAKENINIARSGHYPTLSLSGSYGSQDQDNEVNNINFNNPALDSHSIGISLYVPIYSGGAITSSVRQAQSNYVAASQNMEQAYRNVVQNTRNAYNTVIAAVSSIKSLEQSVISAQSALKATEAGFEVGTRTIVDVLNSTRNLYNAKRNLSSTRYDYIQNVLALKRAGGTITEQDLSDINQGLTAAK; this comes from the coding sequence ATGAAAAAAACAATAACCGCACTATTTATTGGCCTTGCTTTTACTGCAAGTAGCTCTTTAGCTAATGCCGAAGACTTATTATCAGTATACCAACAAGCACAAGCAAATGATCCGGTTGTTCTTAGAGCTCAGGCGCAATTTTTTGCAGCTGAAGAAGGTATTGAACAAGCTCGTTCTGTGTTGCTTCCTCAAATTTACGGTTCTGCAAGCTACACTGAAAGCAAAAGTGAGTTTATTCCAACCTCAGATACTGGGCAGTCTTCAGGTCAAATACTAACCAATAAAAGCGATACGACTAGCTACGGTATTAACTTGGACATGGAATTATATAACCACAGTACTTGGTTAAAACTTGATAATGCTAAAAAACTTGCGCACCAAAGCGATGTTTCATACCAATTAGCTAAACAAGACTTAATTGTTCGTGTGACACAAGCTTACTTTCAAGTACTTAGTGCCAAAGATGATTTAGAATTTGCAAAAGCAGAAAAAGCGGCTATTGAGCGTCAGCTAGAGCAAACGAAGCAAAGATTTTCAGTTGGTTTAACGGCTGTTACTGATGTACATGAAGCTCAAGCGCAATTTGATAATGCTGTTACCAGTGAAATTATATCAGAAAACCAAGTATTTAATGCTGAAGAAGCATTACGTGTAATCACCAATGTTTACCCTCGCGATTTATATATACTAAATACGGAACGTTTTAGTACTTCTCGCCCAGCGCCTGACAGTGCCAATGAATGGCAACAAACGGCTGAAGCAAAGAACTTAGAATTAATTGCTGAAAGAATAAGTATTGATATCGCAAAAGAAAATATCAATATAGCAAGATCGGGTCATTACCCTACCTTAAGCTTATCGGGCAGTTACGGTAGCCAAGATCAAGATAATGAAGTGAACAATATAAACTTTAACAATCCAGCATTAGATAGCCACTCAATCGGCATCTCTTTATATGTACCTATTTATTCAGGTGGTGCTATAACAAGTAGTGTTCGCCAAGCGCAAAGCAATTATGTTGCGGCAAGCCAAAATATGGAACAAGCATACAGAAATGTAGTGCAAAACACGCGTAACGCATACAACACTGTAATAGCAGCCGTTTCATCGATAAAGTCATTAGAGCAATCTGTGATCAGTGCGCAAAGTGCATTGAAAGCGACTGAAGCCGGCTTTGAAGTAGGTACCCGTACGATTGTTGATGTGTTAAACAGCACCAGAAACTTGTACAACGCTAAACGAAACTTATCTTCTACTCGTTATGATTACATTCAAAATGTATTAGCATTAAAGCGAGCAGGCGGAACGATTACAGAACAAGACTTAAGCGATATAAACCAAGGTTTAACCGCTGCTAAGTAA
- the hldE gene encoding bifunctional D-glycero-beta-D-manno-heptose-7-phosphate kinase/D-glycero-beta-D-manno-heptose 1-phosphate adenylyltransferase HldE encodes MKVDIPAFEKARVLVVGDIMLDRYWSGPTQRISPEAPVPIVKIHQDEDRPGGAANVALNIASLNGQVTLLGITGADEASKTLQTQLSAMNINCQFIQSVDHPTITKLRILSRNQQLLRLDFEESFAEIDKTPLIEQTKALVAQHDLLLLSDYDKGTLSEVQALIQAAKSQNIPVLVDPKGTDFSRYRGATLITPNLAEFEAVVGPCKTEADIVKKGQALLNELELIAMLVTRSEQGMTLLMHDQEEFHLPTQAKEVYDVTGAGDTVIATLALSIAAKADFAQASALANIAAGIVVGKLGTSTVSEAELGAELLSGQESGFGVMTEDQLKIAVELAQARGEKIVMTNGCFDILHAGHVSYLSTANTLGTRLIVAVNDDASVTRLKGPGRPVNPVDRRMAVLAGLGAVDWVVPFSEDTPQRLIANILPNTLVKGGDYKVEDIAGGKEVIAAGGDVKVLNFEDGISTTKIINAIKQED; translated from the coding sequence ATGAAAGTAGATATTCCCGCTTTTGAAAAAGCGCGTGTTTTAGTGGTTGGTGATATCATGCTAGATCGCTATTGGTCTGGGCCAACTCAACGTATTTCTCCAGAGGCACCTGTGCCAATTGTTAAAATACATCAAGACGAAGATCGACCAGGGGGCGCGGCTAACGTAGCCTTGAACATTGCTTCGCTAAATGGTCAAGTAACTTTGCTTGGTATTACTGGTGCCGATGAAGCGTCTAAAACATTGCAAACACAGTTGTCGGCAATGAATATAAATTGTCAATTTATTCAATCTGTAGATCATCCTACGATCACAAAATTGCGTATTTTAAGTCGAAATCAACAATTATTACGTTTAGATTTTGAAGAATCTTTTGCTGAAATTGATAAAACCCCCTTGATTGAGCAAACCAAAGCTTTAGTGGCTCAACATGATTTATTGTTGTTGTCAGATTATGACAAAGGCACATTGTCAGAGGTTCAAGCACTTATTCAAGCGGCAAAATCACAAAATATTCCTGTGTTAGTTGATCCAAAAGGTACTGACTTTTCACGTTATCGTGGTGCAACATTAATTACGCCTAATCTTGCAGAGTTTGAAGCCGTTGTTGGGCCATGTAAAACTGAAGCTGATATCGTCAAAAAAGGGCAAGCTCTGCTAAATGAATTAGAGTTAATCGCTATGCTGGTCACTCGAAGTGAACAAGGCATGACCTTGCTAATGCATGACCAAGAAGAGTTTCATTTACCTACCCAAGCTAAAGAGGTTTATGACGTAACTGGCGCTGGCGATACGGTAATAGCGACATTGGCACTGTCAATTGCGGCAAAAGCTGATTTTGCTCAAGCGAGCGCATTAGCAAATATAGCGGCTGGCATTGTCGTTGGTAAGTTAGGTACGTCAACGGTTAGCGAAGCTGAATTAGGTGCAGAGTTGTTATCTGGCCAAGAAAGTGGTTTTGGTGTGATGACCGAAGATCAACTTAAAATTGCGGTTGAGTTAGCTCAAGCACGCGGCGAGAAAATCGTGATGACCAACGGCTGTTTTGATATTCTCCATGCTGGTCATGTTTCATATTTATCAACGGCTAATACATTAGGTACTCGCCTCATTGTTGCGGTTAACGATGACGCGTCTGTCACGCGATTAAAAGGGCCTGGTCGCCCGGTTAATCCGGTCGATCGTCGTATGGCTGTACTTGCTGGGTTAGGGGCAGTTGATTGGGTAGTGCCATTTAGTGAAGATACGCCACAGCGTTTAATTGCCAACATATTACCTAATACCTTAGTCAAAGGCGGTGATTATAAAGTAGAGGATATCGCAGGCGGTAAAGAGGTTATTGCTGCAGGTGGTGACGTTAAAGTGCTTAATTTTGAAGATGGTATTTCTACGACTAAAATTATTAATGCCATAAAACAAGAAGATTAG
- a CDS encoding metallophosphoesterase encodes MLPKTVTDKLMPNEFTLAQLSDSHLFADKSGTHHQANVYQNLKRVLLSIKQQPSIDAIVFTGDLTQDHTEASYQLFANAFDDLEINIPVYFVAGNHDEPALLKQYLSKAPFCQSSVIENDYWQVLLLESKSETPAGVITAEECNKASSIINPAKSQLLLTHHHATDAGFFIDRHGLLNKEEFYLWLTKFPSIKALGCGHIHQALILPITLVGRTINLYTCPATSIQFDINSATVTSNGQGPGYQVFTLASTGEISRKVIFV; translated from the coding sequence ATGCTTCCAAAAACAGTAACAGACAAATTAATGCCAAACGAATTTACCCTTGCACAGTTGAGCGATAGCCATTTATTTGCAGACAAAAGTGGTACACATCATCAGGCTAATGTTTATCAAAACTTAAAGAGAGTATTACTCTCTATAAAGCAGCAACCTTCGATAGATGCTATTGTTTTTACCGGTGATTTAACTCAAGATCATACCGAAGCGTCTTATCAACTTTTTGCCAATGCTTTTGATGACTTAGAAATTAATATACCGGTTTACTTTGTAGCAGGTAATCATGACGAGCCAGCACTGTTAAAACAGTATTTGTCGAAAGCACCATTTTGCCAAAGTAGTGTAATAGAAAATGATTATTGGCAGGTGCTGTTATTAGAAAGTAAAAGTGAGACCCCCGCAGGCGTTATAACAGCAGAAGAATGTAATAAGGCCAGTAGTATAATTAATCCGGCTAAATCACAATTGCTCTTAACACATCATCATGCGACAGATGCTGGTTTTTTTATTGATCGGCATGGTTTACTTAATAAAGAAGAATTTTATCTATGGTTAACAAAATTCCCTTCCATTAAAGCGCTGGGTTGTGGTCATATTCATCAGGCATTAATTTTACCTATAACGCTGGTTGGTCGAACTATTAATTTATACACCTGTCCTGCTACCTCTATTCAATTTGATATAAACTCTGCAACGGTGACATCAAACGGGCAAGGACCAGGTTATCAAGTATTTACGCTGGCAAGTACCGGCGAAATATCTCGAAAAGTCATTTTTGTCTGA
- a CDS encoding YqiA/YcfP family alpha/beta fold hydrolase, whose amino-acid sequence MINILYIHGFNSSPQSMKAELTRKYMAANHPEVIFHCPQIISSPNGAIKQLEDIIALEPSATWLIMGSSLGGYFSTYLAEKYQTKAVLINPAVRPFELMENYLGEQVNPYTQERYQVLAQHIVELKSLEQVNISKNNYLVMVQTGDEVLDYQQAVEKYRHCELVIEQDGDHSFINYENALPNIALFFNLPLISA is encoded by the coding sequence ATGATTAACATATTATACATCCATGGATTTAACTCTTCGCCTCAGTCGATGAAAGCTGAACTAACGAGAAAATATATGGCGGCAAACCATCCTGAGGTTATTTTTCATTGTCCGCAGATTATTTCATCGCCAAATGGTGCTATTAAACAACTTGAAGATATTATTGCTCTTGAACCTAGCGCTACTTGGTTAATTATGGGCTCATCTTTAGGGGGGTACTTTAGTACTTACTTAGCTGAAAAATATCAAACAAAAGCGGTGTTAATTAATCCTGCTGTTAGACCATTTGAATTAATGGAAAATTACCTCGGTGAGCAGGTAAATCCTTATACACAAGAACGCTATCAAGTACTTGCACAACATATAGTTGAATTAAAATCACTCGAACAGGTAAATATATCTAAAAATAACTACTTGGTCATGGTACAAACAGGTGATGAAGTGTTAGATTACCAACAAGCTGTTGAAAAATACCGTCATTGCGAGTTAGTTATAGAGCAAGATGGCGATCATAGTTTTATTAACTATGAAAACGCCTTGCCTAACATCGCGTTATTTTTTAACTTACCACTAATATCAGCCTAG